From the genome of Melitaea cinxia chromosome 12, ilMelCinx1.1, whole genome shotgun sequence, one region includes:
- the LOC123658165 gene encoding BRCA1-A complex subunit Abraxas 1-like — MAYTEKVSLNGTALSFLLYECMNSVSSQEGFLIGDVTSEITNHISDSQNDSARLDTQIIIRTVLPLPSVSLFYLPTGTIKEDVLSELLSNVATEVVGWYKYRKNSNIKPTFRDKLISKGLQKYFEKYHGKKTFVSCNLSSKTSSVGSTHTVIYRFGKINCFDMYEYVEDVTANLGEKLTGYKKANKVSPHCIFNKIVKESNVQTNNTNHAILSIQEAVDVRLIKEAKIAAENESTIRELEAEIKQMSDILADKQVVDLTAAYNRISEEKLVNRDVEMAKACIEALKTPTSVDILSIPNVNINSNSTLSNSENSIQIVENIENELKDRNPSPIAIASSSSPSLNYASALKKSSELASTSASTFKDTKSKNNSDDLITFDVEEKHQKSILINDNLNIGGSSPEY, encoded by the exons ATGGCTTATACAGAAAAGGTATCACTCAATGGCACTGCTCTTTCGTTTCTACTATATGAATGTATGAATTCTGTTAGCAGTCAG GAGGGCTTTTTAATAGGAGATGTGACTTCCGAAATTACAAACCATATATCTGATTCGCAAAATGATAGTGCACGATTAGACACACAAATTATCATAAGAACAGTTTTACCTTTACCTTCTGTGTCTCTTTTCTATTTACCAACTGGAACGATAAAAGAAGATGTGCTCTCCGAATTGCTTTCTAATGTGGCAACTGAAGTTGTAGGATGGTATAAATACAGAAAGAATAGTAACATAAAACCTACTTTCCGGgataaattaatatctaaagGATTACAGAAGTATTTTGAAAAGTATCATGGAAAGAAAACTTTTGTTTCCTGCAATTTATCAAGTAAAACATCTTCGGTGGGCTCAACACATACAGTGATCTATCGCTTtggtaaaataaattgttttgacaTGTATGAATATGTCGAAGATGTGACGGCTAATTTAGGTGAAAAACTAACCGGTTATAAAAAAGCCAACAAGGTATCACCACAttgcatttttaataaaatagttaaggAAAGCAATGTTCAGACTAATAACACAAATCATGCAATATTATCAATACAAGAAGCTGTTGATGTGAGGCTTATTAAAGAAGCTAAAATTGCTGCTGAGAATGAGAGCACTATTAGAGAACTTGAGGCAGAAATCAAACAAATGAGTGATATTTTAGCAGATAAGCAAGTGGTCGATTTAACAGCTGCATATAATAGAATAAGTGAAGAAAAATTAGTAAACAGAGATGTTGAAATGGCTAAAGCTTGTATTGAAGCACTAAAAACTCCTACATCTGTAGATATCCTCAGCATTCCcaatgttaatattaatagtaattctACCTTATCAAATAGTgaaaattcaattcaaattgTTGAAAACATTGAAAATGAGCTGAAGGATAGGAATCCTAGCCCAATTGCAATAGCTTCAAGCTCATCTCCCTCATTAAATTATGCAAGTGCGCTCAAGAAAAGTTCAGAATTGGCATCTACAAGTGCAAGTACTTTTAAAGATaca AAATCCAAAAACAATAGTGATGATTTGATTACATTTGACGTAGAAGAGAAACATCAAAAATCAATCTTAATTAATGACAATCTCAATATTGGTGGTAGCTCACCAGAATATTGA